In Mycoplasma suis str. Illinois, a single window of DNA contains:
- a CDS encoding division/cell wall cluster transcriptional repressor MraZ translates to MEGSNKPKTITRHFFAGTYAERMDGKNRVNVPLVWRHILKDKVVMTRSAGGCLSMWTLDFFEYYAIRKLNGCTTMEEVDTVRRFFIGSSKTVDIDSKGRMWIPDELLNVFDADEEMYFIGVGDYIEVWSKELFDSWKEEQIIKETPEKHLAE, encoded by the coding sequence GTGGAGGGCAGTAATAAGCCCAAAACAATAACAAGACACTTTTTCGCAGGAACTTATGCTGAAAGAATGGATGGAAAAAATAGAGTAAATGTTCCTCTAGTATGAAGACACATACTAAAGGACAAAGTAGTTATGACAAGATCGGCTGGAGGTTGCTTGAGTATGTGAACACTAGACTTCTTCGAATATTATGCTATTAGAAAATTAAATGGATGTACAACTATGGAAGAAGTTGATACAGTTAGAAGATTTTTTATTGGAAGCTCCAAAACTGTTGATATCGATTCCAAAGGAAGAATGTGAATTCCAGATGAACTTCTAAATGTGTTTGATGCAGATGAAGAAATGTACTTCATAGGAGTTGGAGACTATATTGAAGTATGATCTAAAGAATTATTTGATAGTTGAAAAGAAGAACAAATTATTAAAGAAACTCCAGAAAAACACTTAGCGGAATAA
- a CDS encoding aldo/keto reductase → MSSESKFVPKIGFGTESLRIIEILTPYLKAANESNYDFVDCAWKYGNEAIIGLTLKTLRKEDANFNFLPYFQSKVWPSQFSGGIIKSLKFSLSKIGVTTVMHTYLLHRPSPNKELNFSAYKQLVNCKQNSLTKRIGLCNFSNAMINWLHKLTGVFPDILQYDCSVDSMNWKGIEFGKQHNIEVQASLPFGDYSKNKQNPILIDMAAKYGITIKALLAAFLLNHEIVPIVVPEAEEEIREIIKAKEIKLSKEDLETLNGLNEYVETQEEEDLEDSDDSEDEE, encoded by the coding sequence ATGAGTTCAGAATCTAAATTTGTTCCAAAAATTGGTTTTGGGACAGAATCTCTTCGAATTATTGAAATTCTTACTCCATATCTAAAAGCTGCTAATGAAAGTAATTATGACTTTGTTGACTGTGCATGAAAGTATGGAAATGAAGCTATCATTGGATTAACTCTCAAAACTCTTAGAAAGGAAGATGCAAACTTCAATTTTCTTCCATACTTTCAGTCAAAAGTATGACCTTCTCAATTTTCAGGAGGAATCATTAAATCTCTAAAGTTTTCTCTAAGCAAAATAGGTGTTACTACAGTTATGCACACCTATTTGCTTCACAGACCTTCACCAAATAAAGAACTAAATTTCTCAGCTTACAAGCAATTAGTTAATTGCAAGCAAAATTCTCTAACAAAGAGAATTGGTCTTTGCAATTTCAGTAATGCAATGATTAACTGACTGCACAAATTAACTGGAGTTTTCCCAGACATTCTCCAATATGATTGCTCAGTAGATAGTATGAATTGAAAGGGAATAGAATTCGGAAAGCAACACAATATTGAAGTTCAAGCTTCTCTACCTTTTGGAGATTATTCCAAAAATAAGCAAAATCCAATCCTAATAGATATGGCTGCAAAATATGGAATTACTATTAAAGCACTATTAGCTGCCTTCCTTCTTAATCATGAAATTGTTCCTATAGTAGTTCCTGAAGCTGAAGAAGAAATAAGAGAAATAATTAAAGCTAAAGAAATAAAGTTATCTAAAGAAGATCTTGAAACTTTAAATGGTTTAAATGAATATGTTGAAACTCAAGAGGAAGAAGATCTAGAAGATTCAGATGATTCTGAAGATGAAGAATAA
- the rplC gene encoding 50S ribosomal protein L3, giving the protein MSREVICQKIGMSSIFSEGGELIPVTLLKLIPLQVLSCKTVEKEGYNALVVGVGEECEERKLSKPVRGQFQKKGVALRRKITELSWDGIKEYSVGNFVSFSDLFQIGEKIKIQGVSRGMGFTGAIKRWNFATGPKTHGAGYPHRFQGSLETGRGGMSPQKVWKGKKMSGRMGGENCTILNLRIVHIDSENNIVAVKGSIPGRKKRLVRVRSLHKAKAIVPCELLNLKKSK; this is encoded by the coding sequence ATGTCTAGAGAAGTTATTTGTCAAAAAATAGGAATGAGCAGCATTTTTTCTGAAGGAGGAGAATTAATTCCTGTAACACTTCTTAAATTAATCCCTTTGCAAGTTTTGTCTTGCAAAACAGTTGAAAAGGAAGGATATAATGCACTAGTTGTTGGAGTTGGAGAAGAATGTGAAGAACGAAAACTATCTAAACCAGTTAGAGGTCAATTCCAAAAAAAGGGAGTAGCACTTAGAAGAAAAATTACTGAATTATCTTGAGATGGTATCAAGGAATATTCAGTAGGTAATTTTGTTTCTTTCTCCGATTTGTTCCAAATTGGAGAAAAAATAAAAATTCAAGGAGTTTCAAGAGGTATGGGTTTCACTGGAGCTATTAAAAGATGGAATTTTGCCACTGGACCAAAAACTCACGGTGCAGGTTATCCACACAGATTCCAAGGTTCCTTGGAAACTGGTAGAGGAGGTATGTCACCTCAAAAAGTTTGGAAGGGAAAGAAAATGTCAGGTAGAATGGGGGGAGAAAATTGCACTATTCTTAACCTAAGAATAGTTCACATTGATTCGGAAAATAATATTGTTGCTGTTAAGGGATCTATTCCCGGAAGAAAAAAGAGATTAGTTAGAGTTAGATCACTTCACAAGGCAAAGGCAATTGTTCCTTGTGAACTTCTAAATTTAAAAAAAAGTAAATAG
- the lon gene encoding endopeptidase La → MAGRKKEKEENNLDIPVLNNSLPLLISRNLVVFPHSKSSLEVGRPHSLSAINCALEAFKGQIIVVSQKDYDVDHPLQSDFFNVGTLSKVEVTKRHSDDSLSIELKGIQRVKIFKAKLQTFPKHENLGNFWLADYEVLKEKNTSFSKNKANLEKLFKYFEGIFEMSGEEFEMLKKLFLFEGSPTRSAKCCAELIDKLCGIWPQGEGENVLTKQKWLEELNLSKRIALMLEYEFLTESEKAEINSSITKKVNRNISKQQREFYLRERVKVIKEELGEGVSKDGELAKFKEWLKDNNAPENIRERVKEEVKKLEFASALSTNESLIIHTYVSWLTSLPWNSFSKDQKNISKVKEELDKNHYGLEKVKERIMEFVAVQKKTKNPQGTVICLVGPPGVGKTSLAQSIAKGLNKECVKISLGGMNDEAEIRGHRKTYVGAMPGKIIRGLKQAKVSNPLFLLDEIDKMVESHHGDPISALLEVLDPKQNSEFMDNYIEEEVDLSKIMFIATANYEDNIPDPLLDRLEIIRLTSYTEREKLEITKNKLISEVLEEHALKPSELTFKDEAITYIIQKYTREAGVRNLKQCLAKIARKFIQRQEMENGPDFEEITIELVKKYLSTEKYETTSKDEVSIPGVVNGMAYTEYGGNLLPVEVSYYSGKGNLILTGNLRDTMKESASVALSYIKANQDEYKLSENKWGELDINLHVPSGGVPKDGPSAGITITTAMLSAFLKIPIPNNVAMTGEMTLRGKILPIGGLKEKIISAVRGGVEIIFYPKANDRHLEDIPKEILEKIQLKPVRYYSELYNELFLNICKKADT, encoded by the coding sequence ATGGCAGGAAGAAAAAAAGAAAAAGAAGAAAACAATTTGGATATTCCAGTTTTGAATAATTCCCTCCCACTCTTAATTTCTAGAAATCTTGTAGTATTTCCTCACTCTAAAAGTTCCTTAGAGGTCGGAAGACCTCATTCACTATCAGCCATTAATTGTGCCCTTGAAGCTTTCAAGGGACAAATAATAGTAGTTTCTCAAAAGGATTACGATGTCGATCATCCTTTGCAATCAGATTTCTTTAATGTCGGAACTCTCTCAAAAGTTGAAGTAACTAAGAGACATAGTGATGACTCTTTATCAATTGAACTTAAGGGAATTCAAAGAGTAAAGATATTTAAGGCTAAGCTTCAGACATTCCCTAAACATGAAAATCTTGGAAATTTCTGATTAGCTGATTATGAAGTATTAAAGGAAAAGAATACTTCCTTCTCTAAAAATAAAGCTAATCTTGAAAAGCTATTTAAGTATTTTGAGGGAATTTTTGAAATGTCAGGAGAAGAATTTGAAATGCTTAAAAAGCTTTTCTTGTTTGAGGGTTCTCCAACAAGATCAGCTAAGTGTTGCGCTGAATTAATAGATAAGCTTTGCGGTATTTGACCGCAAGGAGAGGGAGAAAATGTATTAACAAAACAAAAATGATTGGAAGAGCTAAATCTATCAAAAAGAATTGCTTTGATGTTGGAATATGAGTTCCTAACAGAATCTGAAAAAGCAGAAATAAATAGTTCTATTACTAAGAAAGTAAATAGAAATATCTCTAAACAACAGAGAGAATTCTATTTAAGAGAAAGAGTAAAGGTAATTAAAGAAGAGCTCGGAGAAGGGGTATCTAAAGATGGAGAACTTGCTAAGTTCAAGGAATGACTTAAAGACAATAATGCTCCAGAAAACATTAGAGAAAGAGTAAAGGAAGAAGTAAAGAAGTTAGAGTTTGCAAGTGCTCTTTCAACTAATGAATCACTAATTATTCATACTTATGTTTCTTGACTAACTTCTTTACCTTGAAATTCTTTCTCAAAAGATCAAAAGAATATTTCCAAGGTAAAAGAAGAACTTGACAAGAATCATTATGGTCTTGAAAAAGTAAAGGAAAGAATAATGGAATTTGTTGCAGTCCAAAAGAAAACTAAGAATCCACAAGGAACCGTTATCTGTTTAGTTGGGCCTCCAGGAGTAGGTAAAACTTCTCTTGCCCAATCAATAGCTAAGGGACTTAACAAAGAGTGCGTAAAGATTTCACTAGGTGGAATGAATGATGAAGCAGAAATAAGAGGTCACAGAAAAACCTACGTGGGAGCTATGCCCGGAAAAATCATAAGAGGCTTAAAGCAAGCTAAAGTAAGTAATCCTCTATTTCTTCTAGATGAAATAGACAAGATGGTGGAAAGCCATCATGGAGACCCAATATCTGCTCTTCTAGAAGTATTGGATCCAAAACAAAATAGTGAATTTATGGACAACTACATAGAAGAAGAAGTGGATCTATCCAAGATAATGTTCATAGCTACAGCTAACTATGAGGACAATATTCCTGATCCTTTGTTAGATAGATTAGAGATTATTAGATTAACTTCCTATACAGAAAGAGAGAAGTTAGAAATAACTAAAAATAAGTTAATTTCTGAGGTTTTAGAGGAACATGCTCTAAAACCTAGTGAATTAACTTTCAAGGATGAGGCAATAACTTACATTATTCAAAAATACACCAGAGAAGCTGGTGTAAGAAATCTAAAGCAATGTCTTGCTAAGATAGCTAGAAAGTTCATTCAGAGACAAGAAATGGAAAATGGACCTGATTTTGAAGAAATAACTATTGAATTAGTTAAAAAGTATCTTTCAACTGAGAAATATGAAACTACATCAAAAGATGAAGTTTCAATTCCCGGAGTAGTTAATGGAATGGCATATACAGAATATGGAGGCAACTTACTTCCAGTAGAAGTTAGTTACTATTCTGGAAAAGGCAATTTAATACTTACAGGTAACTTAAGAGATACTATGAAGGAATCAGCAAGCGTTGCTCTTTCCTACATAAAAGCTAATCAAGATGAGTACAAGTTGAGTGAGAATAAGTGAGGAGAATTAGACATAAATCTTCATGTTCCTTCAGGGGGAGTACCAAAAGATGGTCCTTCTGCAGGTATTACTATAACTACAGCAATGCTTTCAGCATTCCTAAAGATTCCAATACCTAATAATGTTGCTATGACGGGAGAAATGACTCTGAGAGGAAAAATACTACCAATTGGAGGTTTAAAGGAGAAGATAATTTCTGCTGTAAGAGGAGGAGTAGAAATCATCTTCTATCCTAAGGCTAACGATAGACACTTAGAGGATATTCCTAAAGAAATACTTGAAAAAATACAGTTAAAGCCTGTGAGATATTATTCAGAGCTTTACAACGAGCTCTTCCTAAATATTTGTAAAAAAGCAGATACCTAA
- the rplL gene encoding 50S ribosomal protein L7/L12 has translation MSDALKKSGKEIIESIKSFTVAELNELVRQLEAEFQVSAANFAAPSAASGKKEEGEDSQEAVNKDLYLASAGTNKIGVIKLIRELTSLGLMEAKKIADSAPSLIKADVTAAQFDELKAKFEAIGATVEFKSSSK, from the coding sequence ATGTCAGACGCATTGAAGAAAAGCGGAAAGGAAATAATTGAATCAATTAAGTCCTTTACAGTTGCTGAACTTAACGAACTAGTAAGACAATTAGAAGCGGAATTCCAAGTTAGTGCTGCTAACTTTGCAGCTCCATCAGCTGCTTCAGGAAAGAAGGAAGAAGGTGAAGATTCACAAGAAGCAGTTAACAAGGATCTTTACCTAGCTTCTGCAGGAACAAACAAGATTGGTGTTATTAAGTTGATTAGAGAATTAACCTCACTAGGATTAATGGAAGCTAAGAAGATAGCTGATAGTGCTCCGTCACTAATTAAGGCTGATGTAACTGCTGCACAATTTGATGAACTTAAAGCAAAGTTTGAAGCTATCGGAGCAACTGTAGAATTTAAATCCTCTTCTAAGTAG
- the rpsI gene encoding 30S ribosomal protein S9 — MTEIRSYSKRKKSRVNVVLTPFSGTEGLEHKMEIYVGNHENRRTITPIDYFNDEYLVPTLFSPFSYLPANHLGQKYLIKAFVKGGGLSSQAKALTLAIARALLKYYPEMKVSLRKANLLTQDSRVKERKKIGKYKARRSPQFTKR; from the coding sequence ATGACAGAAATTAGATCCTACTCTAAAAGGAAAAAGAGTAGAGTGAATGTTGTTCTTACTCCTTTCAGTGGTACTGAAGGATTAGAACACAAAATGGAAATCTATGTAGGAAACCATGAAAATAGAAGAACTATTACTCCTATTGATTACTTCAATGATGAATATCTAGTTCCTACACTGTTTTCTCCTTTTTCCTATTTACCTGCTAATCACCTAGGACAAAAGTACTTAATAAAAGCTTTTGTTAAGGGTGGTGGATTGAGTTCTCAAGCTAAGGCTCTTACTCTAGCTATAGCAAGAGCTTTACTGAAATACTATCCAGAAATGAAAGTATCTCTCAGAAAAGCTAATTTGTTAACTCAAGACAGTAGAGTTAAGGAACGAAAGAAAATTGGTAAGTACAAAGCTAGAAGATCTCCTCAATTCACTAAGAGATAG
- the rplU gene encoding 50S ribosomal protein L21: protein MAKKKEVIKEEKKIPNICFEIRNKQYLCSVGDNIISCFLDNTEIGSELTFDKVLMWDEKVGTPYLENLEVKCKVVKHLKAKKLHIIHLISQKRHRKRMGFRAKNTLLQVSSINKK, encoded by the coding sequence ATGGCCAAGAAAAAAGAAGTAATTAAAGAAGAAAAAAAGATTCCTAATATTTGTTTCGAAATAAGAAACAAACAATATCTATGCAGTGTAGGAGATAATATTATTTCTTGTTTCTTGGACAATACAGAAATTGGAAGTGAATTAACTTTCGATAAAGTTCTTATGTGAGATGAAAAAGTGGGTACTCCTTACCTAGAAAACCTAGAAGTTAAGTGTAAGGTAGTTAAACACTTAAAAGCTAAAAAACTTCATATTATTCACTTAATTTCTCAAAAGAGACATAGAAAAAGAATGGGTTTCAGAGCAAAAAATACTTTATTACAAGTTTCATCCATAAATAAAAAATAG
- the rplJ gene encoding 50S ribosomal protein L10 produces the protein MSMRKFHKLKEDQVNQLVQKFKDSNSFLTLKYDSLGVKSSNWLRKEVGKKGGEVKMVSNNVLRRALKSFSNSEIDLESKGQHFVLLINSEKIELLKLLAELAKKYEPLQVGIVYCDKKFFLDKEQIAYLPAWGEKEVAIGKLAYLLTFPILSLIFVLKAIESKK, from the coding sequence ATGAGTATGAGAAAATTTCACAAATTAAAAGAAGATCAAGTTAATCAGTTAGTACAGAAATTTAAAGATTCCAACTCTTTCTTAACGTTGAAGTATGATTCCTTGGGAGTCAAATCTTCAAACTGGTTACGGAAAGAAGTAGGAAAAAAGGGAGGAGAAGTGAAAATGGTTTCAAATAATGTTTTGAGAAGAGCACTAAAGAGTTTTTCTAATTCTGAGATAGATTTAGAGTCTAAAGGACAACATTTTGTCCTCTTAATTAATTCAGAAAAGATTGAATTATTAAAGCTTTTGGCTGAACTAGCTAAGAAATATGAGCCACTTCAAGTTGGTATTGTTTACTGCGATAAAAAGTTCTTTTTAGATAAGGAACAAATTGCCTATTTGCCCGCTTGGGGAGAGAAGGAAGTGGCTATTGGAAAGCTTGCTTATCTATTAACTTTCCCAATCCTTTCTTTAATATTTGTATTGAAGGCTATAGAAAGTAAAAAATAA
- the rpsJ gene encoding 30S ribosomal protein S10 yields the protein MSSVLKIKLTSFDYRLLDLWVKKIVELALRHNSVVRGPIPLPTKTKIYTVLKSPHVNKPSMEHFQKKEHRRLILISEYDSKLCAYFEKMSLPASLDLRLSIMM from the coding sequence TTGTCTAGCGTTCTAAAAATTAAATTAACTTCTTTTGATTACAGACTTCTAGATCTGTGAGTGAAGAAAATTGTTGAATTAGCTTTAAGACACAATTCAGTAGTTAGAGGACCTATCCCTCTACCTACTAAGACAAAAATCTATACTGTTTTGAAATCCCCTCACGTTAATAAGCCTTCAATGGAACACTTTCAAAAGAAAGAACATAGAAGACTAATTTTGATCTCAGAATATGACAGTAAGCTGTGTGCTTACTTTGAAAAGATGAGTTTACCAGCTTCTTTAGACCTTAGATTGTCAATAATGATGTAA